ATGCCGACGGCCCCGGCGCCGCCCACCGTCTCCAGGCGCGTGGCGGCGTCCTGGGCCGCCGCCTCGTCGAGGTCGAGGACGGCGATCGAGGCGCCCTCGGAGGCGAACCGCTGGGCGATCCCGAAGCCGATGCCTCGTGCTGCTCCGGTGATGACGGCGACCCGCCCGTCGTAACGACCCATCTCGTTGACTCCTCGATCTCGGTGGCTGCTTGTCGTCGGAGCGTAGTGGGCGCGCATCGCCAGAAGTCGTGAAGGTTCGGTGCAGGCGTCGCGCCGGCCGGTCCTTCCTCGCTACGGTGAGCGGATGGGACGGGGGGACTTCCGCGGCGCCGTCGCCGTGGCGGCGGCGATGGCCGTCGCCACCGTGCTCGTCGCCGCGGCCTATGACTTGCCGGTGCGCGACCCGGACGGGGTGTCGATCCCGACCTGGGTGCGGCTGCCGGCGATCGTGCTGCTCGCGGTCGCGCTGGACGTCGTGCCGCGCTGGGTGGCCGCCACCCGACGTGACCGGGACGGAGCCTGGCAGGCGCTGCGCGGGGTGGTCCGCGAGCGCTGGAACCGCGACCAGGTCCGGTTCACCGTCATCGGCCTCGCCGCCTGGTACGTCTCCTACGTCGCGTTCCGCAACCTCAAGGGCTACCTCCCCTTCGTCACCGAGCGGCTCTGGGACACCGAGCTCGCCAGCGCCGACCGGCTGCTGTGGCTGGGCCACGACCCGGCCGACGTGCTGCACCAGGTGCTCGGCACCGGCTGGGCGGCGTGGCTGATGTCGGGGGTCTACGTGCTGTGGATCGGCCTGGTGCCGGCGATGCTGGCGATCGCGCTCGTGTGGACCCGGCGCTCGCGCACCGGCGAGCTCTACGTCACCGCGGTCTCGTTCAACTGGCTGATCGGCGTGGCGGTCTACTACCTCGTCCCGTCGCTCGGGCCGATCTACTCCGCGCCGCGCGACTTCGCGGGGCTGCCCGACACGTTCAACACCGGGGTCCAGGACCTGCTCCTCGACGACCGCGTCGCCGTCCTGGCCGGCGCCTGGGACACCCGAGCCGTCCAGACCATCGCCGCGTTCGCGTCGCTGCACGTCGCCATCACGGTGACCACGTGCCTGGTCGCCGAGCTGATCCGGCTCCCCCGCTGGATCCGCGTCACCGCGTGGACCTTCGCGGTGCTGACGTCGCTGTCGACGGTCTACCTCGGCTGGCACTTCTTCGTCGACGTGGTCGCCGGCGCGGCCGTCGGGGTCGTGGCGGTCGTCCTCGGCGCCCGCGTGACCGGTCACCCGCTGCGGCGGCGTGACCAGCCGTGGTCACGGCCGGCGCTGGTGCGCGAGGACGCGCAGCAGGCGGCGGACTAGCGGTCCCCGCCCGTCTCCGTCACGACGGGTCCGACTCCGCGACCGGGTGGGTGAACGAGACCGGCTTCCCGGTGGCCCGCGCGTGGGCGATCTCGCGGGTGGTGGACTCGCCGACGTAGCCGCCGGGGTTGACGACAAGGACGCGGTCGGCCAGGTCGATCTTGCGCAGGTGCAGGACGCCGAGCGCTGCCTTCTGCGCGTCCGTCGGCACACCTGCTGCGTCGTGCTCGGAGCGCGCGAAGACCCCGGGCGCGACGACGATGGCACCCGCGAGGGTCAGGTCGCGGTTCGCGGCGGCCATCTCGTCCGCGAACCGGGCGGAGCCGCAGAGGCAGACGATCTCGGGGCGGTCGGGCACGTCAGGCACCGGTCTGGTCGGCGAGCGCGTCGCGCAGCCGCTCGGCGTACGACGCCGCCTCGCCGTCGGCGTACTTCGTGCGCGGCCAGAAGAAGCCGCGCAGCCCGTCGCCCTTGGTGCGCGGGACGACGTGGAGGTGCAGGTGGGGCACCGACTGGCTCACCGTGTTGTTGATCGCGACGAAGGAGCCCTGCGCGCCGAGCCCGTCCTTCACGGCGCTCGCGAGCCGCTGCGCCGCCGCCAGGAACGCGTCGCGCAGCCCGGCCGGCAGGTCGGGCAGCGTCTCGACGTGCTCGCGGGGCACGAGGAGCACGTGCCCCCTGAAGACCGGGCGCGTGTCGAGGAAGGCCACGAGGTCGTCCGTCTCGAGCACGGTGTGGCCGGGCAGCTCGCCGGCGATGATCTGGCAGAAGACACACGCGGTCACGGACCGGATGCTGCCACAGCGGCTCCGGCGCCCGCGGCGCAGTAGCGTCGCCGCATGATC
This genomic stretch from Nocardioides renjunii harbors:
- a CDS encoding phosphatase PAP2 family protein gives rise to the protein MGRGDFRGAVAVAAAMAVATVLVAAAYDLPVRDPDGVSIPTWVRLPAIVLLAVALDVVPRWVAATRRDRDGAWQALRGVVRERWNRDQVRFTVIGLAAWYVSYVAFRNLKGYLPFVTERLWDTELASADRLLWLGHDPADVLHQVLGTGWAAWLMSGVYVLWIGLVPAMLAIALVWTRRSRTGELYVTAVSFNWLIGVAVYYLVPSLGPIYSAPRDFAGLPDTFNTGVQDLLLDDRVAVLAGAWDTRAVQTIAAFASLHVAITVTTCLVAELIRLPRWIRVTAWTFAVLTSLSTVYLGWHFFVDVVAGAAVGVVAVVLGARVTGHPLRRRDQPWSRPALVREDAQQAAD
- a CDS encoding HIT family protein; protein product: MTACVFCQIIAGELPGHTVLETDDLVAFLDTRPVFRGHVLLVPREHVETLPDLPAGLRDAFLAAAQRLASAVKDGLGAQGSFVAINNTVSQSVPHLHLHVVPRTKGDGLRGFFWPRTKYADGEAASYAERLRDALADQTGA